One region of Rattus norvegicus strain BN/NHsdMcwi chromosome 13, GRCr8, whole genome shotgun sequence genomic DNA includes:
- the Igfn1 gene encoding immunoglobulin-like and fibronectin type III domain-containing protein 1 yields MAGKPPKKSSIPGVSIRQLVDEIPEGCSTPDFKQKPVTLALPEGKNAIFRAVVCGEPRPDVHWQSTKGDLSNSSKYQISSAPGREEHVLQINKLTGEDSDLYRCTALNAYGEATCSVRLTVIEVGFRKNRKRQKEPQEDLRKELMDCRKMLKKRAPPPTPDKKTESEQVWQLLMTADRKDYEKICMQYGIVDFRGMLRKLQEMKKKQEDRMAQYVNAIANLRHIKVTKEGVATFNLELDLKELESKIYLYKDGEMIPYGVDNQTKHCLRRLGKRYHFQIQDLRPEDAGLYQVMVEDAVVFSTELEPSAIPPRVVVPLAEARCEERGDAVFECTLSNPCPNATWHFQHRPLRLSDKYEVFVSPDGLTHRLVVKGASCSDMGLYSLNTGLHASSAWLVVEGGKDKGPQTTDTDYRLQTPEALASEAEDSGGISIKGGQSREQGSLKETSGAQLTAGSGRGAFGKHGCSLVMDEDIANSTWGSGQDKKGFLEAEQGKVTLSGDSQPHREGDWSENLPRRLHPQGGDTESDLGFLERDRGHGRDNENSRWETAGGWRGSSSHPQDGRLESWGEGKQHREGHGSELDRHGQGQLRDPQLGAGAGQRVLWGSQSDAQGFQLKKERTEMQGDCLDTMEGRGDPRRETGAAMRWNNGARLEEARGSNRAGSPCGPEFPRGGAHSSKAGMGPEYWGGQASEDAGHGEVGVSWVAGQYPGQTSAGNDTQKSSQSGDRKLLGCMSPEAKAEGSFQGAGGHGVVGRGYKTGPEGPEDLRNWKGDLQELQGRNGQGSAGALGRTEESSRGLQFPQGWTVGQREVGTPSSTEYENMGPQDDSWSSLRKIGGYCGSGVLVSGGKEGSMDGSQVAAQMMPSQRIDARNHRLLTSKGLGVQDSGGTLGHMEGLRDPGAVRSKEDFWNGSGRSREKGSSGGMGCKDGFRGPGWAESGNEEGWEYSEGMASRNGATYQDGSGMLEGTGSGLDIGCRTTCGAPAETESGKWDTYSHGSGVPGGLWSGSKGQYGPAGKVPGREASLRNGEGGLRGMPISEAQRRDVFQGHGQTGHGGKHHCVRGLGNSEAVGSVGGDGIKDSGAMGNVGEGYMEAEPGDTGGLSSWGHTEDYENFRVPGDFREGDFGNSTGVPLSMEPGSLGRRNKEGDGEQIRLLGGRTSAVGTGNWDKARHPEAPSPYAEAGSEGHWAQVSGNALGYRDDSGIPEPWGADDRTTYGEESKGLGPERTGPDGEVVFRDGSSGLRGMGPASEASCKNGTWGSGAVGSGCKPDYRNDLGCSGIMGSENEASYKSNTESHRAGKLGGPTGCKNGFGASELISLRDGAGGLHHSGDILPWNESGLKDGLGEIGRMESKNGAGFRGSSVGPREMGSESKRHLADGSGRLGGPGSLAVPKEHESMGLGSVYQGAAQGGGEKGRGVGFADPTGPEVGSGVTGMLDTTGGVGHRDSAMGPVKLGTPERPYIFPGGQGTKNSVRDCGSSGIHEAWGAVGSVGKPGIREWKDDSGCQGSLRGTSSGEGRSVDQTGAIGTSRLLDSRETVEDGSRSGVAALESGNDFDFNKSDLGAAGRCRVAGQQGVTPQGCGGSLPNDRRRGTSSGSLPGVGEAIDRSSTPGEETKVMSGSDSGQDTSHIVAPGWEDRVQGGIRTSSTLQENGAIFRQSHEGQGAFKGKGCEAGQEAAGECQRPSALESRGSEFICGRAGFTKSSSVPGRRDATVYGDGVTSKPQEPQNELYSPSGRRDFKRVSGGIQEPDLQLGTGQGEGKASLQESGSWKAETDKIQGSRTSMKSESQEGKDSGWSGRKPGLCGSGHQVQAGTEVGSAKRGSAEEARGLGTWTGNEERGSLREPWSEDRRRGPHRHLGSRRDTQEGRSDVYGQAQDATQSPRSRYKPGPGCSSSEARGSMDHFSQGLTDTEVQLGEAAILSCTLSSDLGPGTWFKDGVKLTAQDGVIFEQDGLTHRLILTHVEGTQAGRYTFVAGRQHSEASLTVQDPPTIAPDVTEKLREPLVFKAGKPVTVKIPFQSRLPVQAAWRKDGKEVAGSNHKGIQLALGDGYTRLCLPSVCRKDSGRYSVRLKSEGGCVEAEFTLQVIDKPRPPQGPLEVQACHRAGVCLRWLPPRDDGGQVIQHYVVERRQAGRSTWLKVGEPPPDSTSFTDVIVEQGRKYAFRVRAVTSEGAGDALESEEVLIAPEALPGPPSAPAILSASSQSITLTWGAPQGPGSTHILGYLVEKRKKGSSTWMAVNEQPVSERRYTVVDLRQGCQYEFRVMAVTLSGPGEPGPPSDAVFARDPMRPPGPVRDLQVTDTSDTSITVSWMVPDAQDADEAQGYIVELCGSDSHQWSPCHMGTVPGTIFTAKGLRPQEGYFVRVTAVNDGGRSPAMSLDTLVHAMPATVCPRFLMDSSTKDTLMVRVGDSIRVPVPFEAAPMPEVTWLKDGLPLPKRSVTTVKDGLTQLLIPVASLSDCGRYTVRLRNLHGKEATYSFFISVAACPQAPGSIYLQENVPGTVTVQWEPSPDEAQGTPLHYTVLMRSSSHGSWHEVADYVRTNRFTLLGVLPGHEYHFRVLAKNELGASKPSDTSQPWCIPKQRDRFSVKSPTYREPDLSQKPRFLVGLRAHLLPQGCECRMTCAVQGSPQPQVTWFKNDQSLDSNPAMYSTDLLGVCSLIIPSVSPKDSGEYKAVAKNPLGQAISTATLIVTEYNS; encoded by the exons GAAAAAATGCCATCTTTCGTGCGGTGGTCTGTGGGGAGCCCAGACCCGATGTGCACTGGCAGAGCACCAAAGGAGACCTCAGCAACTCCAGCAAGTACCAGATTTCCTCTGCTCCTGGTAGAGAGGAGCATGTGCTACAG ATCAACAAGCTGACTGGAGAGGATTCGGATCTGTACCGCTGCACTGCCCTGAATGCCTATGGAGAAGCCACGTGCTCAGTGAGGCTTACTGTCATCGAAG TGGGTTTTCGGAAGAACCGAAAAAGGCAAAAGGAACCTCAGGAGG ACCTCAGGAAGGAGCTGATGGACTGCCGGAAGATGCTGAAAAAGAG GGCCCCACCTCCAACCCCCGATAAGAAGACGGAGTCTGAGCAGGTGTGGCAGCTGTTGATGACTGCAGACCGTAAGGACTATGAGAAGATCTGTATGCAGTATGGCATCGTCGACTTCCGGGGCATGCTGCGCAAGTTGCAGGAGATGAAGAAGAAACAGGAGGACAGGATGGCCCAG TATGTCAATGCCATTGCCAACTTGAGGCACATCAAGGTCACCAAGGAAGGGGTCGCTACGTTTAACCTGGAGCTGGATCTCAAGGAACTCGAGAGCAAGATTTACCTGTACAAG GATGGTGAGATGATCCCCTACGGTGTTGATAACCAGACCAAGCACTGTCTGAGACGGCTGGGGAAACGCTACCACTTCCAGATCCAGGACCTGCGGCCGGAGGATGCTGGCCTTTACCAGGTTATGGTGGAGGATGCTGTGGTCTTCTCCACAGAGCTAGAGCCCAGCG CCATTCCCCCTAGAGTGGTGGTCCCATTGGCAGAGGCCCGCTGTGAGGAACGGGGTGATGCAGTCTTTGAATGTACCCTCTCCAACCCTTGTCCCAATGCTACCTGGCATTTCCAGCACCGACCACTGAGGCTCAGTGACAAATATGAAGTATTTGTGTCTCCTGATGGGCTAACCCACCGGCTGGTTGTGAAGGGGGCCAGTTGCTCAGATATGGGCCTCTACTCGCTGAACACTGGGCTCCATGCCTCCAGTGCCTGGCTGGTGGTCGAAG GTGGGAAGGATAAAGGCCCTCAGACCACAGATACTGACTACCGGCTGCAGACTCCAGAAGCTCTGGCCTCCGAAGCAGAAGACTCTGGAGGCATCAGCATCAAGGGAGGGCAATCCAGAGAGCAGGGTTCCCTCAAGGAGACTAGTGGGGCACAGCTCACAGCAGGCTCAGGCAGGGGTGCCTTTGGCAAACATGGCTGTTCCTTGGTGATGGATGAAGACATAGCTAATTCCACTTGGGGATCTGGGCAGGACAAAAAGGGCTTTCTGGAAGCAGAGCAAGGCAAGGTCACTCTTTCAGGGGACAGTCAGCCACACAGAGAGGGGGACTGGAGTGAAAACCTTCCCAGAAGGCTGCATCCCCAGGGAGGGGACACAGAATCAGATTTGGGCTTCTTGGAGAGAGATCGAGGGCATGGCAGAGACAATGAGAACAGCAGATGGGAGACAGCAGGAGGATGGAGGGGTAGCTCCAGCCACCCTCAGGACGGAAGGCTTGAGAGCTGGGGAGAAGGAAAACAACACAGAGAGGGCCATGGCAGTGAACTGGACAGACATGGCCAGGGACAACTCCGTGACCCCCAGCTGGGAGCTGGGGCAGGGCAAAGGGTGCTGTGGGGGTCCCAGTCAGATGCTCAGGGGTTTCAGCTAAAAAAGGAGAGGACAGAAATGCAAGGTGATTGTCTGGACACAATGGAAGGAAGGGGTGACCCGAGAAGGGAGACGGGAGCAGCAATGAGATGGAATAACGGAGCCCGCCTCGAGGAAGCTCGAGGAAGCAACAGGGCAGGAAGTCCTTGTGGCCCAGAGTTTCCTAGAGGAGGAGCTCACAGCTCCAAGGCAGGCATGGGCCCTGAGTACTGGGGTGGTCAGGCAAGTGAAGATGCCGGCCATGGAGAAGTTGGGGTGTCCTGGGTAGCAGGGCAATATCCAGGACAGACATCTGCTGGCAATGACACCCAGAAATCATCACAGTctggagacaggaagcttctggGGTGTATGAGTCCTGAGGCCAAAGCTGAGGGCTCTTTCCAGGGTGCAGGTGGTCATGGTGTTGTAGGGAGGGGCTACAAAACTGGCCCTGAAGGAccagaagatctcagaaattggaAAGGTGACCTACAAGAGCTCCAGGGAAGGAATGGTCAAGGCTCAGCTGGAGCCTTGGGCAGGACAGAGGAAAGTTCCAGAGGCCTCCAGTTTCCTCAGGGCTGGACAGTGGGACAGAGGGAAGTAGGGACACCAAGTAGTACAGAGTATGAAAACATGGGTCCTCAGGATGATTCATGGTCCAGTCTTAGAAAGATAGGGGGCTACTGTGGGTCTGGAGTGCTGGTGTCTGGTGGGAAGGAAGGGAGCATGGACGGCTCCCAAGTAGCTGCCCAGATGATGCCTAGTCAGAGGATAGATGCCAGAAACCACAGGCTACTTACATCCAAAGGCCTGGGTGTCCAGGACTCTGGGGGAACACTGGGACACATGGAAGGATTAAGAGACCCAGGGGCAGTCAGGTCCAAGGAAGACTTCTGGAATGGGTCAGGGAGGTCCCGAGAAAAAGGGTCCAGCGGTGGGATGGGCTGTAAGGATGGCTTCCGAGGTCCAGGGTGGGCAGAGTCTGGGAACGAGGAGGGCTGGGAGTATTCCGAAGGGATGGCTTCTAGGAATGGAGCTACATATCAGGATGGCTCCGGGATGCTAGAAGGGACAGGATCTGGCCTTGATATTGGTTGCAGAACCACCTGTGGGGCACCTGCAGAGACAGAGTCTGGGAAGTGGGATACTTACAGTCATGGTTCGGGGGTGCCTGGGGGATTGTGGTCTGGAAGCAAAGGTCAGTATGGTCCTGCAGGAAAGGTGCCTGGAAGAGAGGCCAGCCTCAGAAATGGCGAGGGAGGCCTTCGAGGAATGCCCATTAGTGAAGCTCAGCGTAGGGATGTATTTCAAGGCCATGGTCAAACAGGCCACGGTGGGAAGCACCACTGTGTACGTGGCTTAGGGAATTCTGAGGCAGTGGGATCTGTGGGTGGAGATGGTATAAAAGACTCTGGAGCCATGGGAAATGTTGGAGAGGGATATATGGAAGCAGAACCAGGGGACACTGGAGGATTAAGTTCTTGGGGTCACACTGAAGATTATGAGAACTTCAGAGTCCCGGGGGACTTTAGAGAAGGAGACTTTGGCAATAGCACTGGGGTTCCGTTATCCATGGAACCAGGGTCTCTGGGGAGAAGGAACAAGGAAGGTGATGGTGAACAGATCAGATTACTTGGTGGCAGGACCTCTGCAGTTGGAACTGGGAATTGGGACAAAGCCAGGCACCCCGAGGCGCCATCTCCCTATGCTGAGGCTGGTTCAGAGGGCCACTGGGCTCAAGTGTCTGGCAATGCATTAGGTTATAGAGATGATTCAGGAATTCCAGAGCCTTGGGGAGCTGATGATAGAACAACTTATGGAGAAGAATCAAAGGGTCTTGGGCCTGAAAGAACAGGGCCAGATGGTGAGGTAGTATttagagatggctcatcaggccTCAGAGGAATGGGACCAGCAAGTGAGGCAAGTTGTAAAAATGGAACTTGGGGCTCTGGGGCCGTGGGTTCGGGGTGTAAACCAGACTATAGGAATGATCTTGGGTGTTCTGGAATTATGGGGTCAGAGAATGAGGCAAGTTATAAGAGCAACACTGAGAGCCACAGGGCTGGGAAATTAGGGGGTCCGACAGGTTGTAAGAATGGTTTTGGAGCTTCTGAACTTATTTCATTAAGGGATGGGGCAGGTGGCTTACATCATTCTGGAGACATTTTGCCATGGAATGAGTCGGGTTTAAAGGATGGCTTGGGGGAAATAGGAAGAATGGAATCCAAGAATGGGGCTGGTTTCAGGGGAAGCTCAGTGGGGCCCAGGGAAATGGGATCAGAAAGTAAAAGGCACCTTGCAGATGGTTCAGGGAGGTTAGGAGGACCAGGGTCACTGGCTGTACCCAAAGAACATGAATCCATGGGTCTTGGGTCAGTTTATCAGGGAGCAGCACAGGGTGgtggagagaaaggcagaggggtGGGGTTTGCAGATCCAACAGGGCCAGAGGTGGGCTCTGGGGTGACTGGAATGCTGGATACTACAGGTGGCGTAGGACACAGGGACAGTGCTATGGGCCCCGTTAAGCTGGGGACACCAGAAAGGCCATATATCTTTCCAGGTGGGCAGGGTACCAAGAACAGTGTCAGGGACTGTGGATCCTCTGGAATCCATGAAGCCTGGGGGGCTGTTGGTTCTGTGGGGAAACCAGGTATCAGAGAATGGAAAGATGATTCTGGGTGCCAAGGGTCTCTTAGAGGGACTTCCAGTGGGGAGGGCAGATCTGTAGACCAAACAGGAGCTATAGGGACATCTAGGCTTCTTGAtagtagggagacagtggaagATGGGAGTAGGTCAGGGGTAGCTGCTCTGGAGTCAGGAAACGATTTTGACTTTAATAAATCAGACTTGGGAGCGGCAGGAAGATGTAGAGTTGCTGGCCAGCAGGGAGTGACACCTCAGGGATGTGGAGGCTCATTGCCAAATGACAGGAGGAGAGGAACAAGTTCTGGAAGCTTGCCAGGGGTAGGGGAGGCAATAGACAGAAGTTCTACACCTGGGGAAGAGACCAAGGTAATGTCAGGATCTGACAGTGGGCAAGACACAAGCCACATTGTGGCTCCAGGCTGGGAAGACCGAGTTCAAGGCGGCATCAGGACTTCTAGCACACTGCAGGAGAATGGCGCCATTTTCAGGCAAAGCCATGAGGGACAAGGAGCCTTCAAGGGCAAGGGATGTGAAGCTGGCCAAGAGGCTGCTGGCGAATGTCAAAGACCAAGTGCCTTGGAGAGCAGAGGCTCAGAGTTTATATGTGGCAGAGCTGGTTTCACAAAGAGCTCAAGTGTCCCAGGCAGAAGGGATGCCACTGTCTATGGAGATGGTGTCACTTCCAAACCTCAGGAACCCCAAAATGAATTATATAGTCCATCAGGCAGAAGGGACTTCAAAAGAGTTTCAGGAGGAATCCAGGAGCCAGATCTTCAACTAGGAACAggacagggagaaggaaaagcatCCCTCCAGGAGTCAGGGTCTTGGAAGGCCGAGACTGACAAGATCCAAGGATCCAGGACCTCAATGAAGTCTGAAAGTCAGGAAGGGAAAGACTCTGGCTGGTCAGGCAGGAagcctggcctctgtggaagtGGGCACCAGGTGCAGGCTGGGACTGAAGTTGGATCAGCAAAGAGAGGGAGCgcagaggaggccagaggtcTGGGGACTTGGACTGGCAATGAGGAGAGAGGGTCTCTGAGAGAACCTTGGAGTGAAGACAGGAGGCGAGGCCCCCACAGGCATCTTGGCAGCAGGAGAGATACCCAAGAGGGCAGGTCAGATGTCTATGGCCAGGCACAAGATGCTACCCAGAGCCCCAGATCCAGATACAAGCctggccctggctgctcttcttcGGAGGCCCGAG GCTCCATGGACCACTTCTCTCAGGGTCTGACTGATACAGAGGTACAACTGGGGGAAGCTGCCATACTCTCCTGTACCCTTTCCAGTGACCTGGGACCTGGCACCTGGTTCAAGGATGGCGTCAAG CTCACTGCCCAAGATGGGGTCATCTTTGAGCAAGATGGGCTCACACACAGACTGATCCTCACCCACGTGGAGGGGACCCAAGCTGGGAGATACACTTTTGTAGCCGGCCGCCAGCACAGTGAGGCCAGTCTGACCGTTCAGG ATCCCCCCACCATTGCTCCAGATGTGACCGAGAAACTGAGAGAGCCACTGGTGTTCAAGGCTGGGAAGCCGGTCACTGTGAAAATACCTTTCCAGAGCCGCCTCCCTGTCCAGGCTGCCTGGAGGAAAGATGGGAAGGAAGTGGCGGGCAGCAACCACAAGGGCATCCAACTTGCTCTGGGAGATGGCTACACCCGGCTGTGCCTCCCCAGTGTGTGCAGGAAGGACAGTGGCCGGTACAGCGTGAGGCTGAAGAGTGAGGGAGGCTGTGTGGAGGCTGAGTTCACCCTGCAAGTTATAG ATAAGCCTCGGCCCCCACAAGGACCCCTGGAGGTTCAGGCTTGCCACAGAGCAGGTGTCTGCCTCCGCTGGTTACCCCCGAGGGACGATGGGGGACAGGTCATACAACACTATGTGGTGGAGAGGCGACAGGCTGGAAGGAGCACTTGGCTGAAGGTGGGAGAGCCCCCACCAGACAGTACCAGCTTCACGGATGTCATCGTGGAGCAGGGCAGGAAGTATGCCTTCCGTGTTCGGGCCGTGACCTCAGAGGGAGCCGGGGATGCCCTGGAGTCTGAGGAGGTGCTGATAGCTCCTGAGG CTCTCCCGGGGCCCCCTTCTGCTCCAGCAATCCTGTCAGCCTCCAGCCAGAGCATCACTCTCACGTGGGGAGCACCACAGGGCCCTGGCAGTACCCACATCTTGGGCTACCTGGTTGAGAAGCGCAAGAAGGGGAGCAGCACCTGGATGGCTGTGAATGAGCAGCCCGTGTCTG AAAGGAGGTACACTGTGGTGGATCTGCGACAGGGTTGCCAGTATGAGTTCAGGGTCATGGCTGTGACTCTGTCGGGCCCTGGAGAGCCTGGGCCTCCATCCGATGCTGTCTTTGCCAGAGATCCCATGA GACCTCCAGGGCCTGTgcgggatctccaggttacagaCACATCAGACACTAGCATCACCGTGAGCTGGATGGTGCCAGATGCCCAGGATGCTGATGAAGCTCAGGGATACATTGTCGAGCTGTGTGGTTCAGACAGCCATCAGTGGAGCCCATGCCACATGGGCACTGTGCCAGGCACCATCTTCACAGCCAAGGGGCTTCGGCCACAAGAAGGCTACTTTGTACGAGTGACAGCGGTGAATGATGGGGGCCGGAGTCCGGCCATGTCCCTGGACACATTGGTTCATGCCATGCCTGCCACTG TCTGTCCCAGGTTCCTCATGGATTCCAGCACAAAGGATACACTGATGGTCAGGGTTGGGGACAGCATTCGAGTTCCTGTCCCGTTCGAA GCTGCCCCCATGCCTGAGGTGACCTGGTTGAAGGACGGTTTGCCTTTGCCCAAAAGAAGTGTGACCACTGTGAAGGATGGCCTCACCCAGCTTCTGATTCCTGTAGCTAGCCTCTCAGACTGTGGCCGATACACGGTGAGGCTGAGGAACCTACACGGAAAGGAAGCCACCTACAGCTTCTTCATCAGTGTGGCAG CATGCCCACAGGCACCGGGTTCCATCTATCTTCAGGAGAATGTGCCTGGGACAGTGACGGTCCAATGGGAACCCTCTCCGGATGAGGCTCAGGGCACCCCCTTGCATTATACAGTGTTGATGCGGTCCTCATCTCACGGATCCTGGCATGAGGTGGCCGACTATGTCCGCACCAACCGCTTTACCCTCCTAGGGGTCCTCCCTGGCCATGAGTATCACTTCCGGGTGCTGGCCAAGAATGAGTTGGGGGCCAGCAAACCTTCAGACACCAGCCAACCCTGGTGTATCCCCAAGCAGAGAG ACAGGTTCTCAGTGAAGTCTCCAACCTACCGGGAACCTGACCTGAGCCAGAAACCCCGCTTCCTGGTGGGTCTGCGGGCTCACCTTCTGCCCCAGGGCTGCGAGTGCCGCATGACCTGCGCAGTGCAGGGCTCACCCCAGCCCCAAGTCACCTGGTTCAAGAACGACCAAAGCTTGGACAGCAACCCTGCGATGTACAGCACCGACTTGCTGGGTGTGTGCTCCCTCATCATCCCCAGCGTGTCCCCTAAGGACAGTGGCGAATACAAGGCCGTGGCCAAAAACCCACTCGGACAAGCCATCAGCACAGCCACCCTCATCGTCACAG AATACAACTCCTAG